Proteins encoded together in one Solanum lycopersicum chromosome 7, SLM_r2.1 window:
- the mcpi gene encoding metallocarboxypeptidase inhibitor precursor (The RefSeq protein has 1 substitution compared to this genomic sequence), with translation MAQKFTILFTILLVVIAAQDVMAQDATLTKLFQQYDPVCHKPCSTQDDCSGGTFCQACWRFAGTCGPYVGRAMAIGV, from the exons atggCACAAAAATTTACTATCCTTTTCACCATTCTCCTTGTGGTTATTGCTG CTCAAGATGTGATGGCACAAGATGCAACTCTGATGAAACTTTTTCAGCAATATGATCCAGTTTGTCACAAACCTTGCTCAACACAAGACGATTGTTCTGGTGGTACGTTCTGTCAGGCCTGTTGGAGGTTCGCGGGGACATGTGGGCCCTATGTTGGGCGTGCCATGGCCATAGGCGTGTGA
- the LOC101253698 gene encoding metallocarboxypeptidase inhibitor, whose amino-acid sequence MAQKFASLFTIFLVAIVAHDNSFYSTKIHVMAQDAVLPNLFQVDPVCYKPCKTHDDCSGALYCEACRRAAGSCGPWRSQDFQ is encoded by the exons ATGGCACAAAAATTTGCTAGCCTTTTCACCATTTTCCTTGTGGCTATTGTTG ctcatgacaattcattctactccaccaaaattCATGTGATGGCCCAAGATGCTGTTCTACCAAACCTTTTTCAGGTAGATCCAGTTTGTTACAAACCTTGTAAAACACACGATGATTGTTCTGGTGCCTTGTACTGTGAAGCCTGTCGGAGGGCCGCGGGGTCATGTGGTCCCTGGCGGAGCCAGGATTTTCAATAA
- the LOC101253390 gene encoding uncharacterized protein → MKQVLLLSLLLLSTLVYEAQARNIPMLKENGDFGEVNIICKDNHCSSSGRNRKLMTKTTSTSSPITTTTSTKNIKNEGNIKAHDTTILKGQSSSENFSINSSPETGHRKTSSDRHPDVLDLAGMDYSPAKRKPPIHN, encoded by the exons ATGAAGCAAGTTCTATTACTTTCTCTTTTGCTTTTATCTACTTTGGTCTATGAAGCACAAGCAAGGAATATTCCCATGTTAAAG GAAAATGGAGATTTTGGAGAAGTCAATATTATTTGCAAAGATAACCATTGTTCATCATCAG GAAGAAATAGGAAACTTATGACAAAAACAACCTCTACTTCTAGTCCAATTACCACAACTACTTCAACAAAG AATATCAAGAATGAAGGAAATATTAAAGCTCATGACACCACTATTTTGAAAGGTCAATCAAGTAGTGAAAATTTCTCAATCAATTCATCACCGGAAACCGGTCACCGGAAAACATCCTCCGATCGCCACCCTGACGTGCTAGACTTGGCCGGAATGGATTATTCTCCGGCGAAGAGAAAACCTCCAATTCACAACTAA